In Gymnogyps californianus isolate 813 chromosome 20, ASM1813914v2, whole genome shotgun sequence, a single window of DNA contains:
- the SRR gene encoding serine racemase, with protein MAGPPRLALADVRAAERRLRGRLHRTPLLTSGGLDRLAGRRLLFKCELFQRTGSFKIRGALNAVRSLVEESERAGGGLPRAVVTHSSGNHGQALACAAQAEGIPAYIVVPRTAPHCKQAAIRTYGATLVPCEPSDKSRAETASRIVQETGGIMVHPNQEPAVIAGQGTIALEVLEQAPEVNAVVVPVGGGGMIAGIAVAIKALRPDVKVFAAEPRNADDCYQSKVRGELTPNLHPPDTIADAVKTSIGPNTWPIIRDLVDDVLTVSEEEIKQATRLVWERMKLLIEPTAGVGVAAVLSEQFQAVPRDVENVCIVLCGGNVDLGSLTWLTDLPGKAE; from the exons AtggccgggccgccccgcctGGCGCTGGCCGATGTCCGGGCGGCGGAGCGACGGCTCCGCGGGCGGCTGCACCGCACGCCGCTGCTTACCAGCGGGGGCCTGGACCGCCTGGCTGGCCGACGGCTGCTTTTCAAGTGCGAGCTCTTCCAGAGGACCGGCTCCTTCAAG ATCCGCGGTGCCCTGAACGCAGTCAGGAGCCTCGTTGAGGAAAGCGAGCGTGCTGGAGGGGGGCTACCCCGGGCCGTCGTGACACACAGCAGTGGAAATCATGGGCAGGCGCTCGCCTGTGCTGCCCAGGCGGAAG GGATTCCTGCCTACATCGTGGTGCCCCGGACAGCCCCGCACTGTAAGCAAGCCGCCATCCGCACCTACGGTGCCACACTGGTGCCGTGCGAGCCCAGTGACAAG TCCAGAGCTGAGACAGCATCTCGTATAGTCCAGGAGACAGGAGGCATCATGGTGCACCCCAACCAGGAGCCGGCGGTGATTGCAGGGCAAGGAACAATCGccctggaggtgctggagcag GCGCCCGAGGTAAATGCAGTCGTAGTTCCCGTCGGAGGCGGAGGAATGATTGCAGGAATAGCAGTTGCCATCAAG GCTTTGAGACCAGATGTGAAAGTGTTTGCTGCTGAGCCACGCAACGCCGATGACTGTTACCAGTCCAAGGTAAGAGGGGAACTGACCCCCAACCTTCACCCGCCCGATACCATCGCAGATGCAGTTAAAACCAGCATCGGACCAAACACGTGGCCCATCATCAGGGATTTGGTTGATGATGTCCTGACAGTCTCAGAGGAAGAAATCAAG CAAGCCACGCGGCTGGTGTGGGAAAGGATGAAGCTGCTGATTGAGCCAACAGCAGGCGTGGGAGTGGCGGCCGTGCTCTCGGAGCAGTTCCAGGCAGTCCCCCGGGACGTGGAGAACGTTTGCATCGTGCTGTGCGGGGGAAACGTGGACCTGGGCTCCCTGACCTGGCTCACAGACCTCCCTGGGAAAGCGGAATGA